One window from the genome of Crassostrea angulata isolate pt1a10 chromosome 2, ASM2561291v2, whole genome shotgun sequence encodes:
- the LOC128173131 gene encoding uncharacterized protein LOC128173131 codes for MVHCKIFSTIFVYVILVQMCEGLWYHFLTGQPESEDKIIFMDKVVSPDGTEQRFETRYSGTSCYKVGPIQLKMDITRPKTFKKFLNKCHMSDLKLMHKNSPTEPYQIVKVDNKNFYNTTDGGCVPSVETHYVVLLQTKTPADETLLQIHNDLLGMGITILPKNNLSVCQPKRK; via the exons ATGGTGCACTGCAAGATATTCTCAACGATTTTTGTCTACGTTATATTGGTGCAAATG TGTGAGGGGCTTTGGTACCATTTTCTCACGGGACAACCCGAGTCTGaagataaaatcatattcatggACAAAGTCGTGAGTCCTGATGGAACAGAGCAGAGGTTTGAGACGAGATACAGCGG GACTTCTTGCTATAAGGTGGGACCAATTCAACTAAAAATGGACATTACACGTCCTAAGACTTTCAAAAAGTTCCTcaataaat GTCATATGAGCGATTTAAAGCTGATGCACAAGAACTCGCCAACGGAGCCTTATCAGATAGTGAAAGTCGATAACAAAAACTTCTATAACACGACAGATGGCGGTTGTGTCCCTAGCGTAGAAACCCACTACGTTGTTCTTCTTCAAACGAAAACTCCTGCTGACGAAACATTATTGCAAATTCACAACGATCTATTAGGAATGGGCATCACTATTTTACCGAAAAATAATTTATCTg tttgccaaccaaaaagaaaataa